A genomic region of Bombus pyrosoma isolate SC7728 linkage group LG6, ASM1482585v1, whole genome shotgun sequence contains the following coding sequences:
- the LOC122568721 gene encoding cyclin-A2, which translates to MATIRVHEDQENRISDVRRGKENISVPLQSQTLQPTKRAVLGVLHNNCNRNTKPEIYKDEKYPKTKAVIPTQFEPFKIYDEKKEEVTFKIYEDKLEEETSVALRDTKDKKEIKEKEDVKPEREKPRLEVNPMTVSNLPTFYNAIEDINKKKENDVIFSQGSPMSLEKSISYLSSSKKNHQKRRKSIKELRMNFFDVDEYRADIYNYLRAAETQHRPKPGYMKKQPDITYSMRSILVDWLVEVAEEYRLQTETLYLAVSYIDRFLSYMSVVRAKLQLVGTAAMFIAAKYEEIYPPDVGEFVYITDDTYTKKQVLRMEHLILRVLSFDLTVPTPLTFLMEYCISNNLSEKIKFLAMYLCELSMLEGDPYLQFLPSHLAASAIALARHTLLEEMWPHELELSSGYSLKDLKECILCLNKTFCNALNILQQAIQEKYKSSKYGHVALLLPRCIDNVTLSSEDEEENA; encoded by the exons ATGGCCACGATTCGAGTACACGAGGAtcaagaaaatcgaattaGCGATGTTCGTCGcggcaaagaaaatatttccgtGCCCCTTCAAAGTCAAACATTGCAACCAACAAAACGTGCAGTTTTAGGTGTTCTTCACAATAATTGTAATCGTAATACGAAACCA GAAATATACAAGGATGAAAAGTATCCAAAAACAAAAGCTGTTATACCTACACAGTTTGAaccttttaaaatttatgatgagaaaaaggaggaagttACATTTAAAATCTATGAAGATAAGttagaagaagaaacttcTGTTGCACTTAGAGATACAAaggataagaaagaaataaaagagaaggaagatgTGAAACCAGAAAGAGAGAAGCCAAGGTTAGAAGTGAATCCTATGACTGTCTCAAATTTACCAACATTTTATAATGCTattgaagatataaataaaaagaaagaaaatgatgtCATTTTTTCACAAGGCAGTCCAATGTCtttagaaaaatcaatttcttattTGTCTTCCTCAAAGAAAAACCAtcaaaaacgaagaaagtctATTAAAGAATtgagaatgaatttttttgaTGTAGATGAATATAGAgctgatatatataattatttacgtgCTGCAGAA acaCAGCATAGACCAAAACCAGGCTATATGAAGAAACAACCtgatataacatattcaaTGAGATCGATATTAGTGGATTGGCTCGTAGAAGTTGCGGAAGAGTATCGGTTACAGACTGAAACACTTTATTTAGCTGTTTCATATATAGATCGCTTTTTATCATACATGAGCGTTGTAAGAGCAAAATTACAACTTGTAGGTACAGCAGCTATGTTTATTGCTGC aaaatacgaAGAGATTTATCCACCTGATGTAGGCGAATTTGTATATATCACAGATGACACATATACGAAAAAACAAGTATTACGTATGGAGCATTTAATATTGAGGGTTTTATCTTTTGATCTAACTGTTCCAACACCACTTACCTTCCTTATGGAATATTGTATTAGTAATAACCtttctgaaaaaattaaatttttagcaATG tatCTCTGTGAATTATCAATGCTTGAGGGGGATCCATATCTCCAATTTTTACCTAGTCATTTAGCTGCATCTGCAATTGCACTTGCACGGCATACATTGTTAGAAGAGATGTGGCCACATGAGTTAGAATTATCGTCAGGGTATAGCTTAAAGGATCTTAAAGAATGCATTTTGTGTTTGAATAAAACCTTTTGCAatgcattaaatattctacaacAAGCCATccaagaaaaatacaaaagcaGCAA atatgGACATGTAGCATTATTATTACCACGATGTATTGATAATGTTACACTGAGCTctgaagatgaagaagaaaatgccTAA
- the LOC122568723 gene encoding clathrin light chain isoform X1 — protein sequence MDMAFGDNFVNEQEVDPVAEFVAREQDQLAGLENEIPPVAISAPTMASNIDVGPGGDAEGSFEIIDAIGQPSETQAPPVIETAPKPPPVKEEPEKIRKWREEQKTRLEEKDAEEEKKKEEWKEAARKELEEWYKHHAEAISKTKTTNRESAKNAEKQFVAEADEVEPGTEWERIAKLCDFNPKSSRTSKDVSRMRSIILQLKQTPPAPVSL from the exons ATGGATATGGCATTTGGTGACAACTTTGTCAATGAGCAAGAAGTAGATCCAGTGGCGGAATTTGTAGCAAGAGAACAGGATCAGTTGGCAGggcttgaaaatgaaattccaccAGTTGCTATCTCTGCTCCTACAATGGCATCTAATATAGATG TTGGTCCAGGTGGTGATGCTGAAGGTAGttttgaaataatagatgcaatTGGACAACCTTCTGAAACACAAGCACCTCCAGTAATAG aaactGCTCCCAAGCCTCCACCTGTAAAGGAAGAACCtgaaaaaatacgaaaatggaGAGAAGAACAAAAAACTAGACTAGAGGAAAAAg atgcagaagaagagaagaaaaaggaagagtgGAAAGAAGCTGCAAGaaaagaattagaagaatGGTATAAACATCATGCAGAAGCTATTAGTAAAACAAAAACTACAAACag GGAATCTGCCAA GAACGCAGAAAAACAATTTGTAGCAGAAGCTGATGAAGTGGAACCAGGAACTGAATGGGAACGCATTGCAAAACTTTGCGACTTTAATCCCAAATCTTCCCGCACTTCAAAAGATGTTTCTCGAATGCGttcaattattttgcaattgaaGCAAACTCCACCAGCTCCAGTCAgtctttga
- the LOC122568723 gene encoding clathrin light chain isoform X2, translated as MDMAFGDNFVNEQEVDPVAEFVAREQDQLAGLENEIPPVAISAPTMASNIDVGPGGDAEGSFEIIDAIGQPSETQAPPVIETAPKPPPVKEEPEKIRKWREEQKTRLEEKDAEEEKKKEEWKEAARKELEEWYKHHAEAISKTKTTNRNAEKQFVAEADEVEPGTEWERIAKLCDFNPKSSRTSKDVSRMRSIILQLKQTPPAPVSL; from the exons ATGGATATGGCATTTGGTGACAACTTTGTCAATGAGCAAGAAGTAGATCCAGTGGCGGAATTTGTAGCAAGAGAACAGGATCAGTTGGCAGggcttgaaaatgaaattccaccAGTTGCTATCTCTGCTCCTACAATGGCATCTAATATAGATG TTGGTCCAGGTGGTGATGCTGAAGGTAGttttgaaataatagatgcaatTGGACAACCTTCTGAAACACAAGCACCTCCAGTAATAG aaactGCTCCCAAGCCTCCACCTGTAAAGGAAGAACCtgaaaaaatacgaaaatggaGAGAAGAACAAAAAACTAGACTAGAGGAAAAAg atgcagaagaagagaagaaaaaggaagagtgGAAAGAAGCTGCAAGaaaagaattagaagaatGGTATAAACATCATGCAGAAGCTATTAGTAAAACAAAAACTACAAACag GAACGCAGAAAAACAATTTGTAGCAGAAGCTGATGAAGTGGAACCAGGAACTGAATGGGAACGCATTGCAAAACTTTGCGACTTTAATCCCAAATCTTCCCGCACTTCAAAAGATGTTTCTCGAATGCGttcaattattttgcaattgaaGCAAACTCCACCAGCTCCAGTCAgtctttga
- the LOC122568719 gene encoding ankyrin repeat and LEM domain-containing protein 2 homolog, translating to MDENVQTLHGIHGNSNVSNEIIYHAVYIPEENIDSSIENSIKENIRVYQDKAEALKIIKEFKTGRLKSFKKRSEAEEYAQTGFEKSHYVNSTLISATVPVVEEKSNNFKAPRSQDLICFKKLIKDGDLYAVKTTVWGNPRYLIGSGDTPAILQEGCRYNALHIAVRADRPDMCELILNTVGNTDFIKLLYGDECKSYVDRAQIMLDLYLNTPDKGLNETPLHFAVKFGLKNVVRILVSYPCCIKTLPNKYKQLPIDIICTRTCQEDEGLKKEIRLLLEDQYYVPVLRSDDNTLQPVIGEPFSPTNLLTLNTDPISPRLEVRAFAGPMTKSRALEFRKKWKTPPRLRMTPIKKTDDESNDIDSPTNNLALRLQDAEKGLERVGRDLAEEYQVSWKEYWLFLNDFADFRTKEGLIKLEKYLEHKFQNQLLHHNQTSNENLINSNENSQTKSQIDEIDYLCNKLQSWSLLTSNGEEQNNVDELEFFTPPSSPKLTVDNSDDEMQNAEEGHGTFLEGPVPTKLDHAVYNAVSTSLNSITYPNIYRWQHDMQLAMKRDLHRKNSIKGIRRKLIMNF from the exons ATGGATGAAAACGTACAAACATTACATGGGATTCATGGAAATTCCAATgtatcaaatgaaataatttatcatgcAGTATATATACCTGAAGAAAACATTGATTCTTCAATAGAGAACAGTATTAaag aaaatattcgagtTTATCAAGACAAAGCAGaagctttaaaaataattaaagaatttaaaactGGTCGTCtgaaatcatttaaaaaacgatCAGAAGCTGAAGAGTATGCTCAAACTGGCTTTGAAAAATCACATTATGTGAATAGTACCTTAATAAGTGCAACTGTACCTGTAgtagaagaaaaatcaaataattttaaagctCCACGATCTCAAGATCTgatatgttttaaaaaattaattaaagatggAGATTTATATGCTGTAAAAACTACAGTATGGGGAAATCCGCGATACTTAATTGGTAGTGGAGATACACCTGCAATTCTGCAA GAAGGATGCCGTTATAATGCATTACATATTGCAGTTAGGGCAGACAGACCTGATATGTGTGAGTTAATATTAAACACTGTTGGAAACACAGACTTCATAAAGTTACTTTATGGTGATGAATGCAAGAGTTATGTGGATCGTGCACAAATTAtgttagatttatatttaaacacaCCTGACAAGGGATTAAATGAAACTCCATTACACTTTGCAGTCAAATttggtttaaaaaatgtagttCGAATTCTTGTTTCATATCCATGTTGTATAAAGACATtaccaaataaatataaacaactaccaatagat aTAATTTGTACTAGAACGTGTCAAGAAGATGaaggattaaaaaaagaaatacgtttGCTATTAGAAGATCAGTATTATGTACCTGTATTAAGATCAGATGATAATACATTACAACCTGTGATTGGGGAACCTTTTTCTCCTACTAATCTTTTG acTTTAAATACCGATCCAATTAGTCCACGTTTAGAAGTACGTGCGTTTGCTGGACCAATGACAAAATCTCGGGCAttagaatttagaaaaaagtggaaaacGCCACCCCGTCTTCGTATGACTCCTATTAAAAAAACTGATGATGAATCTAATGATATAGATAGCCCCACTAATAATTTAGCTTTAAGATTACAAGATGCAGAAAAGGGACTTGAACGAGTTGGAAG agaCTTGGCAGAAGAGTACCAAGTATCGTGGAAGGAATATTGgctatttttaaacgattttgcAGATTTTCGTACTAAGGAGGGTTTaataaaacttgaaaaatatttagaacatAAATTTCAGAATCAGTTACTTCACCATAACCAG ACATCAAATGAGAACCtaattaattcaaatgaaaattcacaAACGAAATCGCAAATTGATGAAATAGATTacttatgtaataaattacaatcatGGTCATTGCTTACATCAAATGGTGaagaacaaaataatgtaG acgAACTAGAATTTTTTACACCGCCATCATCACCAAAATTAACGGTAGATAATTCAGATGATGAAATGCAAAATGCAGAAGAAGGTCATGGGACATTTCTGGAAGG tcCAGTGCCAACAAAGTTAGATCATGCTGTTTATAATGCAGTATCAACATCACTTAATTCCATTACATATCCAAACATATATCGTTGGCAACATGACATGCAACTTGCTATGAAGCGTGATTTACATAG AAAAAATAGCATAAAGggaattagaagaaaattgattatgaatttttaa